One part of the Fusobacterium pseudoperiodonticum genome encodes these proteins:
- the cas1 gene encoding CRISPR-associated endonuclease Cas1 produces MSANLYIYNQGSILDYANNSLVLIYDPKRNGKKEISTENLDRIVIFGDVQLTISCIQNTLKKGIPVTFLSNEGNYFGSLEPTNHVDIKRQKLQFRKSEDKEFCLELSKILIKAKIKNQRSLLFTENASAKEPAATIYSTRILTLLNDIDKAQNIEELNLIIEKMNTFYFTGLSYFLGDDFNFTTRVKMPPKDPFNSMLSFGYSLLIYEIQNLILSKGLNPYIGFFASDEEGIPCLCSDLMEEWRTILVDALAFKLLKTKKITINDFETNEETGAVLLKEEARILFLTEFGKLLKEETGNIIGTCHKISYRRALEYQIHLLIEALEGNSPEKYKPFEIEK; encoded by the coding sequence ATGAGTGCTAATTTATACATTTATAACCAAGGTTCTATATTAGATTATGCTAATAATAGTTTAGTACTTATATACGATCCTAAAAGAAATGGAAAAAAAGAGATTTCTACTGAGAATTTAGATAGAATTGTTATATTTGGAGATGTTCAATTAACTATTTCCTGCATTCAAAATACTTTAAAAAAAGGTATTCCTGTAACTTTTTTATCTAATGAGGGAAACTACTTTGGGAGTTTAGAACCTACTAATCATGTAGATATAAAAAGACAAAAATTACAGTTTAGAAAAAGTGAAGATAAAGAATTTTGTTTAGAGCTTTCAAAAATACTCATAAAAGCTAAAATAAAAAATCAAAGAAGTTTACTATTTACAGAAAATGCTTCCGCTAAAGAGCCTGCAGCTACTATTTATTCTACTAGAATATTAACTTTATTAAATGATATTGACAAGGCTCAAAATATAGAAGAATTAAATCTTATTATTGAAAAAATGAATACCTTTTATTTCACAGGGCTTTCTTATTTTCTTGGAGATGATTTTAATTTTACAACAAGAGTTAAAATGCCTCCTAAAGATCCATTTAATTCTATGTTAAGTTTTGGATATAGTCTTCTAATCTATGAGATACAAAATCTTATTCTTTCTAAAGGTCTTAATCCTTATATTGGATTTTTTGCTTCTGATGAAGAAGGCATACCTTGTCTTTGCTCAGATTTAATGGAAGAATGGAGAACTATTTTAGTAGATGCTTTAGCATTTAAATTACTAAAAACTAAAAAAATAACTATTAATGATTTTGAGACCAATGAAGAAACTGGAGCAGTTTTATTAAAAGAAGAAGCTCGAATTCTTTTTTTAACAGAGTTTGGAAAATTACTAAAGGAAGAAACTGGAAATATAATAGGTACTTGTCATAAAATAAGCTATAGAAGAGCTCTTGAGTATCAAATACATCTTTTGATAGAAGCTCTTGAAGGTAATTCTCCAGAAAAATATAAACCTTTTGAAATAGAAAAGTAG
- a CDS encoding radical SAM protein — protein MANIKKDYKDNVVILSNVTEINDTNYWKITQIERESVEKNIEFINIKVSISDKKTIFFLMENAFTIKSREGNFYIFEKKCQNIKSLRLSLTGECNYQCFFCHGEGSKMGDKREENSKEEMYSLIKEAIKNNYTDITFTGGEPLLKLDDIIWYLNKLSEDNLKPYITIVTNGSLIEDRLLDAIENYVGENREIFKFNFSMHSLKNEVYLDIVRPVIKAIPTDKNNLLELVKENIKKIKARNLIVKLNFVLLKNKNTDKKDIEEILDFAYENKVDYVKFLELLVTEDLIKKDMYKFYLTLDTLLDEWKNELVFYKRTTRRDEYLYKGETKVELQQCICMEGCAKCLINTSVFLTSESKYFPCFLKPEKVLNVDSNELISKIAEGTEYVKELGREYGNGSPILVRNKKHVEEKEEYYYISKKAFTEKEIENILEEYSYKIGPKRNFKEKYLKTISMDKEDYFKEGKIYKFYENSEEKGFVETLQEIKYIEENKKFLIKFLNKKIGYEDKKISKDKMDDYLNYLKAFNLEVFLELEWDTIEYIKDSASISLGLAKLNKDDKRKITFMTKEKIKDKEIIEKLGLVELEELVIKYISK, from the coding sequence ATGGCTAATATAAAAAAAGATTACAAAGATAATGTAGTGATATTATCTAATGTAACAGAAATAAATGATACAAACTACTGGAAAATTACTCAAATTGAAAGAGAATCTGTTGAGAAGAATATAGAATTTATCAATATAAAAGTTTCAATTAGTGATAAAAAAACTATATTCTTCTTAATGGAGAATGCTTTTACTATCAAAAGCAGAGAAGGAAACTTCTATATATTTGAGAAAAAGTGTCAAAATATAAAAAGTTTAAGACTTTCTCTAACAGGTGAATGCAATTATCAGTGTTTCTTTTGCCATGGAGAAGGTTCAAAAATGGGGGATAAAAGAGAAGAAAATTCAAAAGAAGAAATGTATTCTCTTATAAAAGAAGCTATAAAAAATAATTATACTGATATAACTTTCACTGGAGGAGAACCTCTTCTAAAATTAGATGATATTATCTGGTATTTAAATAAACTTAGTGAGGATAATTTAAAGCCATATATAACTATAGTGACAAATGGCTCTTTAATTGAAGATAGATTACTAGATGCTATAGAAAATTATGTTGGAGAGAACAGAGAAATTTTTAAGTTCAATTTCTCTATGCATTCTTTAAAGAATGAAGTATATTTAGATATAGTTAGACCTGTTATAAAAGCTATTCCCACAGATAAAAATAATCTTTTAGAACTAGTTAAAGAGAATATAAAGAAAATTAAAGCAAGAAATTTAATAGTAAAGTTAAACTTTGTTTTATTAAAAAATAAGAATACTGATAAAAAAGATATTGAAGAAATATTAGATTTTGCCTATGAAAATAAAGTAGACTATGTTAAATTTTTGGAACTTTTAGTAACAGAAGATTTAATAAAAAAAGATATGTATAAATTTTATCTGACATTGGATACTCTTCTTGATGAATGGAAAAATGAATTAGTTTTCTATAAGAGAACTACCAGAAGAGATGAATATCTATATAAAGGTGAAACGAAGGTTGAATTGCAACAATGTATCTGTATGGAAGGTTGTGCTAAGTGTTTAATTAATACCAGTGTATTTTTAACTTCTGAATCAAAATATTTCCCTTGTTTTTTAAAACCTGAGAAAGTTTTAAATGTAGACTCAAATGAATTAATTTCTAAAATAGCAGAAGGGACAGAATATGTAAAAGAATTAGGAAGAGAATATGGAAATGGCTCTCCTATTCTTGTAAGAAATAAGAAACATGTGGAAGAGAAAGAAGAGTATTACTACATTTCTAAAAAAGCTTTTACAGAAAAAGAAATTGAAAATATTTTAGAGGAGTATTCATATAAAATAGGACCTAAGAGAAATTTTAAAGAAAAATATTTGAAAACTATTTCTATGGATAAAGAAGATTACTTTAAAGAAGGAAAAATATATAAATTCTATGAAAATAGTGAAGAAAAAGGCTTTGTAGAAACTTTACAAGAAATCAAATACATAGAAGAAAATAAAAAATTTCTAATTAAATTTTTAAATAAAAAAATAGGATATGAAGATAAGAAAATTTCAAAAGATAAAATGGATGATTATCTTAATTATTTGAAGGCTTTTAATCTAGAAGTGTTTTTAGAACTTGAATGGGATACTATTGAATATATAAAAGATTCAGCTTCAATAAGTCTAGGTTTGGCTAAGTTAAATAAAGATGACAAGAGAAAAATTACCTTTATGACTAAAGAAAAAATTAAAGATAAAGAAATCATTGAAAAGTTAGGACTTGTTGAGCTAGAAGAATTAGTTATAAAATATATAAGTAAGTAA
- a CDS encoding helix-turn-helix domain-containing protein, giving the protein MITFGKNIQKRRINLGLDTNDLAKLANYPNRSYIEKIESDKMYPSTKKIPDLAKALSWEIEDLFKDVEIEDIENDFIFIKNMLKSIKSYQENETPRRTIIFSLDACKKHYLSLFDKYIREDFLSKINNLVIKNYYENNVELEKIEAFFKEKEYEICLIGLCDLLETILKLKEISKDTEDVIDAEEVIILDDFLRI; this is encoded by the coding sequence ATGATTACATTTGGTAAAAATATTCAAAAAAGAAGAATTAATTTAGGCTTAGATACTAATGACTTAGCTAAATTAGCTAATTACCCTAATAGAAGTTACATCGAAAAGATTGAATCTGATAAAATGTATCCATCTACTAAAAAAATTCCAGATTTAGCTAAAGCATTATCATGGGAAATTGAAGATTTATTCAAAGATGTTGAAATTGAAGATATTGAGAATGATTTTATTTTTATTAAAAATATGTTGAAATCTATAAAATCTTATCAAGAAAATGAAACTCCTAGAAGAACGATTATTTTCTCTTTAGATGCTTGTAAAAAACATTATCTTTCTTTATTCGATAAATATATAAGAGAAGATTTTTTATCTAAGATTAATAATTTAGTTATAAAAAATTATTATGAAAATAATGTTGAATTAGAAAAAATTGAAGCTTTTTTTAAAGAAAAAGAATATGAAATATGTTTGATTGGTCTATGTGATCTTTTAGAAACTATACTTAAATTAAAAGAAATATCTAAGGATACAGAAGATGTAATTGATGCTGAGGAAGTTATCATACTTGATGACTTTTTAAGAATATAG